The Marinobacter subterrani genome has a segment encoding these proteins:
- a CDS encoding ExbD/TolR family protein has protein sequence MKFKRQRSQEVGVDLTPLIDVVFLLLIFFMVSTTFTRESHLRVDLPEASGEPREASDVRQIDVVINAEGQYILNDRTLVNNRRETLERGVRELAKGNTSMPFIITADARTPHEYVVRAMDVAGRLGFSKLSITTEREAESQ, from the coding sequence GTGAAGTTCAAGCGCCAGAGAAGCCAGGAAGTCGGGGTTGACCTGACACCACTGATCGACGTGGTGTTCCTGCTGCTGATTTTCTTCATGGTCTCCACCACGTTCACCCGGGAAAGTCATCTGCGGGTGGATCTGCCGGAAGCAAGCGGTGAGCCGCGAGAAGCCTCCGATGTCCGGCAGATTGATGTGGTGATCAACGCCGAAGGTCAGTACATCCTGAACGACCGCACGCTGGTCAATAACCGTCGTGAAACCCTTGAGCGTGGCGTGCGCGAGCTGGCGAAGGGGAACACTTCGATGCCGTTTATCATCACCGCAGACGCCCGCACGCCCCACGAATATGTGGTTCGTGCCATGGACGTGGCCGGCCGTCTCGGATTTTCCAAGCTGAGCATTACCACCGAGCGGGAGGCTGAGAGTCAGTGA
- a CDS encoding agmatine deiminase family protein, which translates to MTTRRVLPAEWAPQSAVMLTWPHPGTDWANSLEEVEPVFLDIARAVLRYENLVISGEYVARLQELDRDLNRYAQENGLPGRVYTVPAPANDTWARDHGPITVATDDGPALLDFRFNAWGGKFPFEKDDALNRHLANAGVFGSTPMHQVDFVLEGGSIEADGQGTLLTTSECLLTPTRNPSVDRTAIEQLLAEVLGVTRILWLNHGYLAGDDTDSHIDTLARFCAPDHICYVTCPDVADEHYSALAAMEEELQEFRQPDGTPYRLTALPWPDPIHDEDGERLPATYANFLIINDAVLLPVYGVPQDGEAIKVMKRIFPSRDILPIDCRALIHQHGSLHCVTMQIPAGVVTP; encoded by the coding sequence GTGACAACCAGACGCGTATTGCCCGCAGAATGGGCGCCCCAGAGTGCCGTAATGCTGACCTGGCCCCACCCCGGGACAGACTGGGCAAACAGCCTGGAGGAGGTCGAACCGGTCTTCCTCGACATCGCCAGGGCCGTGCTGCGCTACGAAAATCTGGTTATCAGCGGCGAATACGTCGCCCGCCTGCAGGAGCTTGACCGCGACCTGAACCGCTATGCCCAGGAAAACGGTTTGCCCGGCCGGGTATACACCGTTCCCGCACCAGCAAACGACACCTGGGCAAGGGATCATGGCCCGATTACCGTCGCAACTGATGACGGCCCGGCGCTGCTGGATTTCCGGTTCAATGCCTGGGGCGGGAAGTTTCCGTTCGAAAAAGACGACGCCCTCAACCGACACCTGGCCAATGCCGGGGTATTCGGCAGCACCCCGATGCATCAGGTCGACTTTGTGCTGGAAGGCGGCTCCATTGAAGCCGATGGTCAGGGAACACTGCTGACCACCTCCGAGTGCCTGTTGACCCCTACCAGGAATCCGTCGGTGGATCGCACCGCGATCGAGCAGCTTCTTGCCGAAGTTCTGGGCGTCACCCGCATTCTCTGGCTGAATCATGGTTACCTTGCCGGAGACGACACCGACAGCCATATTGATACGCTGGCCCGTTTCTGCGCCCCGGATCACATCTGCTATGTGACCTGCCCGGATGTCGCAGACGAACACTACAGCGCCCTGGCAGCCATGGAGGAGGAGTTACAGGAGTTCCGCCAGCCCGACGGCACGCCTTACAGGCTCACCGCCCTGCCCTGGCCAGACCCCATCCATGATGAAGACGGCGAACGCCTGCCAGCCACCTATGCCAATTTCCTGATCATTAACGATGCCGTGTTGCTGCCCGTTTATGGCGTTCCCCAGGACGGAGAGGCGATTAAGGTCATGAAGCGGATTTTCCCCTCCCGGGACATCCTGCCAATTGACTGTCGGGCCCTGATTCACCAGCATGGCAGCCTGCACTGTGTAACCATGCAGATTCCGGCAGGAGTCGTGACACCATGA
- a CDS encoding MotA/TolQ/ExbB proton channel family protein, translating into MFELLKAGGILMVPIVACSILALAIILERFWTLRPSRVAPPQTINELWRWIKKKELNGRKLKALQGSSPLGRILAGGLINAKHGREIMKESIEHEASQVIHDLERFLNPLGTVATISPLLGLLGTVIGMIKVFAEIQLAGVGNAGNLAGGISEALITTAAGLSVAIPALICHRYFIRRVDELVVGMEQEAIKLVEVVHGDREIDVEGA; encoded by the coding sequence GTGTTCGAGCTGTTGAAAGCTGGTGGTATTCTGATGGTGCCCATTGTCGCCTGTTCCATTCTGGCGCTCGCCATCATTCTGGAGCGTTTCTGGACCCTCCGTCCTTCCAGGGTCGCGCCGCCACAGACCATTAATGAATTGTGGCGCTGGATCAAGAAAAAAGAACTGAATGGCCGGAAGCTGAAAGCCCTGCAGGGATCTTCACCCCTGGGGCGGATTCTGGCCGGCGGCCTGATCAATGCCAAGCATGGCCGCGAAATCATGAAAGAGAGCATCGAACACGAAGCCAGCCAGGTGATCCATGATCTGGAGCGCTTCCTGAACCCGCTGGGTACCGTGGCCACCATTTCTCCCCTGCTGGGCCTCCTGGGCACCGTGATCGGCATGATCAAGGTGTTTGCCGAGATTCAGCTGGCCGGAGTCGGTAATGCGGGCAACCTGGCCGGGGGTATCTCCGAGGCACTGATCACCACGGCCGCCGGTCTGAGTGTTGCGATTCCGGCATTGATCTGCCACCGCTACTTTATCCGCAGGGTGGATGAGCTGGTGGTTGGCATGGAGCAGGAGGCCATCAAGCTGGTTGAGGTTGTACACGGGGATCGCGAAATTGATGTGGAAGGAGCCTGA
- a CDS encoding PilZ domain-containing protein, whose protein sequence is MPPSNTPSAPTDDASERRDFFRIDDRIGLEIRKLAPDSPPDSDVFDGGHLESLKAEFRRLDQDVKSQLASLADRDRLLTGLIKSLNGKLDTLARIMAFEQNPLQPEDWQEATLSEGGLSFASKTPAWQPGDRLALRMTLPPELFQPQAIARVLEVHPDAAGGARVHTEFIRIDDSDRQQIARHVMRWQIRQRQKG, encoded by the coding sequence ATGCCGCCATCCAACACCCCCAGCGCACCAACGGATGATGCATCCGAACGCCGAGACTTTTTCCGGATTGACGACCGCATCGGCCTGGAAATCCGCAAACTGGCGCCGGATAGCCCCCCGGATTCAGACGTTTTCGACGGCGGCCACCTTGAAAGCCTGAAAGCAGAGTTCAGGCGGCTGGACCAGGACGTAAAATCCCAGTTGGCCAGCCTTGCCGACAGAGACCGGCTGCTTACCGGACTGATCAAATCCCTGAACGGCAAGCTGGATACGCTTGCGCGCATTATGGCCTTTGAGCAAAATCCGTTGCAACCGGAGGACTGGCAGGAGGCGACCCTGAGCGAGGGCGGCCTGTCGTTCGCAAGCAAAACCCCTGCCTGGCAACCGGGGGACCGACTTGCCCTTCGCATGACGCTTCCGCCCGAACTTTTTCAGCCGCAGGCGATCGCACGGGTACTGGAGGTACACCCCGACGCTGCAGGTGGGGCAAGGGTCCACACCGAGTTTATACGGATTGATGACAGCGACCGCCAGCAAATCGCGCGTCATGTGATGCGTTGGCAGATCCGACAGCGGCAAAAAGGGTAG
- a CDS encoding DUF2062 domain-containing protein has product MPKKFMKRYLPTPEKVRAMQSLSFLGDILHEPNLWHINRHSVARAFLVGVWFCFIPMPFQMLAAAIFAVWLNANLPLSVVLVWISNPITMPPLFYFNYKVGAWALSRPVLSFEFQLSWSWISERIMDIGIPLYLGSLIVATVSACFSYLIIQLLWRRKVRSDWRLRQINRRKRHQAADQTS; this is encoded by the coding sequence ATGCCAAAGAAGTTCATGAAACGCTATCTGCCCACCCCGGAGAAGGTGCGAGCGATGCAGTCGCTCAGCTTCCTGGGCGATATCCTTCACGAACCGAACCTCTGGCATATCAATCGCCACAGCGTCGCCCGCGCCTTTCTTGTCGGCGTCTGGTTCTGCTTTATACCCATGCCGTTCCAGATGCTCGCGGCGGCCATTTTTGCTGTCTGGCTCAACGCCAACCTGCCGCTGTCGGTTGTTCTGGTCTGGATCAGCAACCCGATAACCATGCCGCCGCTTTTCTATTTCAACTATAAAGTCGGCGCCTGGGCGCTTAGCCGCCCGGTTCTCAGTTTCGAGTTCCAACTGTCATGGTCGTGGATCAGTGAGCGCATCATGGACATTGGCATCCCCCTGTATCTGGGCTCGCTGATTGTCGCAACTGTGTCGGCCTGCTTTTCGTACCTGATTATCCAGTTGCTGTGGCGCCGCAAGGTACGCTCTGACTGGCGGTTACGGCAGATCAACCGACGGAAACGCCATCAGGCAGCCGATCAAACTTCCTGA
- a CDS encoding lipoprotein-releasing ABC transporter permease subunit, producing MFRPLSFYIGLRYTAAKRRNHFISFISLTSMIGLMLGVAVLIIVLSVMNGFDRELKQRILGMVPHATIQGTGPLDDWRSIDARVEQHPRVLAAAPFIQGQAMVTGGGNVRGVMLNGILPEQERTVSIIEDHMIEGSLDDLVSGEFGIIVGRLMAASLRLQVGDKVTVVLPEASITPAGVLPRLKRFTVKGVFSVGAELDGSYTLIHMDDASVLMRTGGKAEGIRLLVDDLFAAPKVSEEVARQLPGRYYVSDWTRTHGNLFQAIRMEKTMIGLLLMFIVAVAAFNIVSTLVMVVTDKTGDIAILRTMGATPGRIMRIFVVQGAVIGVFGTLIGTTLGVVGALNISAFISWLEGVIGHQFLSSDVYFISYLPSQLLWQDVFIISGAGLAMSLLATIYPAWRASRVDPAEALRYE from the coding sequence ATGTTCAGACCCTTATCATTTTATATAGGCTTGCGGTACACGGCGGCCAAACGCCGGAATCACTTCATTTCCTTCATCTCCCTGACCTCGATGATCGGGCTGATGCTCGGTGTCGCGGTTCTGATTATTGTTCTTTCCGTGATGAACGGCTTTGACCGGGAGCTCAAACAGAGGATTCTCGGGATGGTGCCCCACGCCACGATCCAGGGCACTGGCCCGCTTGACGACTGGCGCTCGATTGATGCCCGGGTGGAGCAGCATCCCCGGGTGCTGGCAGCCGCTCCGTTTATTCAGGGCCAGGCCATGGTCACCGGTGGTGGCAATGTCCGGGGTGTCATGCTCAATGGCATTCTGCCGGAGCAGGAACGTACCGTTTCCATCATTGAAGACCATATGATCGAAGGCAGCCTTGACGACCTGGTGTCCGGTGAATTCGGCATCATTGTCGGCCGGCTGATGGCAGCCAGTCTGCGGCTCCAGGTGGGCGACAAGGTTACCGTGGTACTGCCGGAAGCGTCCATTACGCCCGCGGGCGTCCTGCCCAGGCTCAAGCGATTCACCGTGAAGGGTGTTTTCAGCGTCGGGGCGGAGCTCGATGGCAGTTACACCCTGATCCATATGGACGATGCATCGGTCCTCATGCGCACCGGTGGCAAGGCCGAAGGTATTCGCCTGCTGGTGGACGACCTGTTTGCGGCTCCCAAGGTCTCAGAGGAAGTAGCGCGGCAGCTTCCCGGGCGGTATTACGTTTCTGACTGGACCCGTACTCACGGTAACCTGTTCCAGGCCATCCGGATGGAGAAAACCATGATTGGCCTGCTGCTCATGTTCATTGTTGCTGTGGCCGCGTTCAATATCGTGTCCACCCTGGTGATGGTGGTGACTGACAAAACCGGCGATATTGCCATTCTCCGGACCATGGGCGCGACACCGGGCCGGATCATGCGGATTTTCGTTGTGCAGGGCGCAGTGATCGGTGTCTTTGGCACCCTCATAGGCACCACGCTGGGTGTGGTGGGCGCCCTCAATATCAGTGCGTTTATCTCCTGGCTGGAGGGGGTTATCGGGCACCAGTTCCTGAGTTCTGACGTTTATTTCATCAGTTACCTGCCATCGCAACTGCTATGGCAGGACGTTTTCATAATCAGCGGCGCTGGCCTTGCCATGAGTCTTCTGGCAACCATTTACCCGGCCTGGCGGGCTTCCCGGGTAGATCCGGCGGAGGCGCTTCGCTATGAGTAA
- a CDS encoding DNA internalization-related competence protein ComEC/Rec2, with translation MSESLNRPLRLPDRQNVAAPGVFAFSCGVILLYWLSILPPPEWLAVPGVLLFLAFGRRGSVGFRRLTVLASGLMVGLSLASWHARSQLAEVLPPAAEGKPLSVSGYLCDIPSPGSFNSLRFSFCVTRWHNLPEVYASGTRPPDLLRLAWYGHGTETLPGARLRLEVRLKRPHGTLNPVGFRYENWLFRKGYRATGSVRRVQADPTVSCSVYCQYRTMHLALAEWVQARFGATRHFALVSSLLIGYRGHMTQQHWDVLKATGTIHLVAISGLHLGLIALGAGFVCRRLLLALPVHCVNERTGRRLVFAAVVLCCVLYALAAGFTVPTRRALVMVIVGGWLILLARQSPVWQSYLIALALVLALDPFAPLGQGFWLSFAAVAVLIAVFSARLAGSGWLAGLLVAQISVFAGLWPVLVAFGQGQPLAGLAANLIAIPWVSLVVMPLLVTGGLITAAVPAAAEVFGPAFDLVLGLLWSVLGWLAHWQMPEIAASTEEIAVLSMLALFMVLAPLTGFRLVAVVSALLWLAYPVTSLPRNLAVARPEIRVWDVGQGLSVLVRHGRKVLVYDTGPAVPGVFSAVESTLLPNLQAEGIRRIDTLVISHADGDHAGGLEKLAEEIEIGRIVAGEPTIIQDRVPEVSVSPCDRATETLGALIIDYWQAEGDREGNDASCVLRIHHSGSHTEWILPGDITGRVEAAYLAADTDLPDADRRVVIAPHHGSRTSSSEAWVQGLDPDWVLYTAGYRHRYGHPHPVVTARYRRAGAVQLNTACSGSVLMTIADNRLVVKEMRDEAPFWISGPGLARDQCKIP, from the coding sequence ATGTCCGAAAGTCTGAACCGTCCTTTGCGCCTGCCGGACAGGCAGAATGTCGCAGCCCCGGGCGTTTTCGCCTTCTCTTGTGGCGTTATCTTACTGTATTGGCTGTCGATCCTGCCACCTCCGGAGTGGCTGGCAGTGCCCGGAGTGCTACTTTTTTTGGCCTTTGGCCGGCGAGGGTCTGTCGGGTTCCGCCGGTTAACCGTGCTGGCATCTGGCCTTATGGTGGGGCTTTCCTTGGCGTCATGGCATGCCCGGAGCCAGCTTGCAGAAGTCTTACCGCCCGCGGCCGAAGGGAAGCCCCTGTCGGTATCCGGATACCTCTGTGACATTCCATCCCCCGGAAGCTTCAACAGCTTGCGTTTCAGCTTCTGTGTTACCCGCTGGCATAACCTGCCCGAGGTTTATGCTTCCGGTACGCGACCACCCGATCTGCTGCGACTGGCCTGGTATGGCCACGGAACAGAGACGTTGCCGGGCGCCCGTTTGCGCCTGGAGGTCAGGCTCAAGCGGCCCCACGGTACCCTGAACCCGGTGGGATTCCGATACGAAAACTGGCTGTTCCGAAAAGGCTACAGGGCCACGGGCAGTGTCCGCCGTGTTCAGGCCGACCCGACCGTGAGCTGCTCCGTGTATTGCCAGTACCGGACCATGCACCTGGCGTTGGCCGAGTGGGTGCAAGCCCGGTTCGGCGCTACCAGACATTTTGCGCTGGTTTCCTCGCTGCTGATCGGCTATCGCGGTCACATGACGCAACAGCATTGGGATGTTCTCAAGGCAACGGGCACCATTCATCTCGTCGCAATTTCTGGCCTGCATCTCGGGTTGATCGCACTGGGTGCCGGTTTTGTGTGCCGTCGGCTTCTGCTGGCGTTGCCGGTGCATTGCGTAAACGAACGCACGGGGCGGCGGCTGGTCTTTGCGGCTGTAGTGCTATGTTGCGTGCTTTACGCGCTTGCCGCCGGCTTTACCGTGCCCACGCGACGGGCGCTGGTCATGGTGATTGTGGGGGGATGGCTGATTTTACTGGCCCGACAATCGCCAGTCTGGCAATCGTATCTGATCGCTCTGGCGTTGGTCCTGGCGCTGGATCCTTTTGCACCGCTGGGCCAGGGCTTCTGGCTGTCGTTTGCCGCCGTTGCCGTGCTTATCGCCGTATTTTCGGCGCGGCTGGCAGGTAGTGGTTGGCTGGCCGGCCTCCTGGTCGCCCAGATCTCGGTATTCGCGGGATTATGGCCAGTGCTGGTGGCATTCGGCCAGGGGCAGCCGCTGGCCGGGTTGGCGGCAAACCTGATTGCCATTCCCTGGGTGTCACTGGTGGTCATGCCGCTGCTGGTGACGGGCGGCCTGATAACCGCTGCGGTTCCGGCGGCGGCCGAAGTGTTCGGGCCTGCCTTTGATCTGGTGCTGGGGCTGCTCTGGAGTGTCCTTGGCTGGCTCGCCCACTGGCAGATGCCCGAAATTGCCGCCAGTACGGAAGAGATCGCGGTTTTATCAATGCTGGCACTTTTTATGGTGTTGGCCCCGTTGACCGGGTTCCGGCTGGTGGCAGTTGTATCGGCATTATTGTGGTTGGCCTACCCCGTTACCTCGTTACCGCGGAACCTGGCAGTGGCGCGGCCGGAAATCCGCGTCTGGGATGTCGGGCAGGGCCTGTCGGTACTTGTCCGGCACGGCCGGAAAGTCCTTGTCTATGACACAGGTCCTGCCGTTCCCGGGGTGTTTTCGGCGGTGGAATCGACGCTGTTGCCAAACCTGCAGGCGGAGGGCATCCGGAGAATCGATACCCTGGTTATAAGCCATGCCGACGGTGATCATGCCGGAGGCCTTGAAAAGCTCGCGGAGGAAATTGAAATCGGCCGGATTGTGGCCGGTGAGCCCACGATCATTCAAGACCGGGTGCCGGAAGTGTCCGTTTCGCCCTGTGACCGGGCCACGGAAACCCTCGGGGCGCTGATCATCGACTACTGGCAAGCAGAGGGTGACCGCGAAGGAAACGATGCGTCCTGTGTTCTCCGGATCCATCATTCCGGGTCGCACACCGAGTGGATTCTCCCCGGCGATATTACCGGACGGGTAGAGGCCGCATACCTGGCCGCTGATACCGACTTGCCCGATGCTGACCGCCGGGTGGTCATCGCTCCCCACCATGGCAGCAGGACATCCTCTTCAGAGGCCTGGGTTCAGGGCCTGGACCCCGACTGGGTGCTCTATACCGCCGGCTATCGCCACCGTTACGGTCACCCACATCCCGTGGTAACGGCGCGCTACAGGCGTGCCGGCGCGGTACAGCTTAACACCGCCTGCTCCGGCAGTGTGCTGATGACCATTGCCGATAACCGGCTGGTGGTAAAGGAAATGCGGGATGAAGCGCCGTTCTGGATCAGCGGCCCGGGACTGGCCCGTGACCAATGTAAAATACCGTGA
- a CDS encoding ABC transporter ATP-binding protein codes for MSDSPLVIDCRQVTRTYSEGPEKLTIFSDISLEVAPGETVAIVGSSGAGKTTLLNLLGGLDKPSSGQISICGKEIHRLSEGGRARFRNRHLGFVYQFHHLLPEFTALENVMMPCVLGGLPVADARKKADVLLGRVGLAERLAHKPGELSGGERQRVAIARALVNEPDCVLMDEPTGNLDEHTGEGVRSLIESLRDQFGIAFVMVTHDMKMARSLGRVLRLEQGRLIQEV; via the coding sequence ATGTCGGATTCACCCCTGGTGATTGACTGTCGGCAGGTGACCCGAACCTACAGTGAGGGTCCTGAAAAGCTGACCATTTTTTCGGATATTTCCCTTGAAGTGGCGCCCGGAGAAACGGTCGCCATTGTCGGCAGCAGCGGCGCCGGTAAGACCACGCTGCTCAACCTGCTGGGCGGGCTGGACAAGCCATCATCGGGCCAGATTTCCATCTGCGGCAAGGAGATTCACCGGCTTTCCGAGGGCGGTCGCGCCAGGTTCCGCAACCGTCACCTGGGCTTTGTGTATCAGTTTCACCACCTGCTACCTGAGTTTACGGCCCTGGAAAACGTCATGATGCCCTGCGTACTGGGCGGCCTGCCGGTTGCGGATGCCCGGAAGAAAGCGGATGTGCTGTTAGGTCGGGTTGGTCTTGCCGAGCGCCTGGCCCATAAACCCGGTGAACTCTCCGGCGGCGAGCGCCAGAGGGTTGCCATTGCCCGGGCACTGGTCAATGAGCCGGATTGTGTACTGATGGATGAGCCCACCGGCAACCTTGATGAGCATACCGGAGAGGGAGTCCGGTCGCTGATTGAATCCCTTCGGGATCAGTTCGGCATTGCGTTTGTGATGGTGACCCATGACATGAAAATGGCCCGGAGTCTCGGGCGAGTGCTTCGGCTGGAGCAGGGCCGGCTGATTCAGGAAGTTTGA